Proteins from one Bacteroidota bacterium genomic window:
- a CDS encoding DUF3276 family protein yields METSTTQSTEKKEEVFSRRVRAGKRTYFFDVKATKSEKDFYITITESKKIAEDEFKKHKIFLYKEDFEKFADALAEAVDFVHDELGKQGIPLSTPREEAIAVSAVVETAVEQA; encoded by the coding sequence TTGGAAACTTCTACTACACAATCGACGGAAAAAAAGGAAGAAGTATTTAGCAGACGTGTACGAGCGGGTAAACGCACGTACTTCTTCGATGTAAAAGCGACGAAATCGGAAAAAGACTTTTACATTACGATCACGGAGAGCAAAAAAATTGCAGAAGACGAATTCAAGAAGCATAAGATATTCCTGTATAAGGAAGATTTTGAAAAATTCGCCGACGCATTAGCAGAGGCCGTTGATTTTGTTCACGATGAACTTGGAAAACAGGGGATTCCCCTTTCAACCCCCCGTGAGGAAGCTATAGCAGTTAGTGCAGTAGTTGAAACAGCGGTTGAACAGGCATAA
- a CDS encoding DUF177 domain-containing protein yields the protein MKINISGLSEGTHRYDLTRSTTEFGLNYQAIGDVTANITLEKSIHQILATVTASVKGVFICDRCADEFTEDVKTKFTFVYSWERTEETEEDDDFHILGKDENLIDFSQSVKEYLMLAVPAKLLCKNNCEIPVHVAAEKNMVDPRWEKLQMLLRSEKN from the coding sequence ATGAAAATCAACATTTCGGGGCTTTCAGAGGGTACGCATCGGTACGATCTCACCAGATCAACCACCGAGTTTGGACTCAACTATCAAGCTATTGGTGACGTTACAGCCAACATTACCCTTGAGAAAAGTATTCACCAGATACTGGCAACGGTGACTGCTTCTGTCAAGGGCGTTTTTATCTGTGACCGTTGCGCTGATGAGTTTACGGAAGATGTGAAAACAAAATTCACCTTTGTCTATTCGTGGGAACGCACCGAAGAAACAGAAGAGGATGACGATTTTCATATTCTTGGAAAAGATGAAAATCTCATTGATTTTTCCCAATCGGTGAAAGAATATTTGATGCTGGCAGTACCGGCAAAACTGCTTTGCAAGAACAATTGCGAGATTCCGGTACATGTAGCGGCGGAAAAAAATATGGTTGACCCCCGCTGGGAAAAATTGCAAATGTTATTACGATCTGAAAAAAACTAA
- the rpmF gene encoding 50S ribosomal protein L32 — MPNPKRRHSKTRGRKRRTHYKAEKPTVAIDPVSGEAHLSHRAVWTSEGKLMYNGRVIKEKKQA; from the coding sequence ATGCCAAATCCAAAACGACGACATTCCAAAACACGCGGACGCAAACGTCGCACACATTATAAAGCAGAAAAACCAACCGTAGCGATTGATCCGGTTTCGGGTGAAGCACATTTAAGCCACCGTGCTGTTTGGACATCGGAAGGAAAACTGATGTACAATGGCCGCGTGATTAAAGAAAAGAAACAAGCATAA
- the plsX gene encoding phosphate acyltransferase PlsX, which translates to MNQPTQKIRIALDAMGGDFAPANELQGAVESLRQSNNRFHVVLVGDEPRINAELKKLDVSGLDFSIVHAPDVIDMHDSPVVAIKTKPNSSLVKGITLHKEGAVDAFVSPGNTGAVTAASTLILGRIPGVSRPTVAAIFPSEQGPTLIVDAGAVSDCRPQFLFEFGVMGSIYSEYMFKKKNPRVGLLNIGEEETKGNELAKEAFKYISERKGKMNFIGNIEGRDVLKGHADVVVCDGFVGNVLLKFAESIPGYLKFQFKKFADKSILNKLMIGVLRGSLREIFKDMDYTEHGGIPLLGVNGVTIIGHGGSPPKAIKNMLYRAEEVVQYKINQHIQEKLQGQ; encoded by the coding sequence TTGAATCAACCGACACAAAAAATTCGCATAGCCTTAGATGCCATGGGGGGCGATTTTGCTCCAGCGAACGAATTACAAGGCGCCGTCGAAAGTCTGCGCCAAAGTAACAATCGTTTCCACGTGGTATTAGTCGGCGATGAACCCAGGATCAATGCCGAGCTGAAGAAGCTTGACGTATCCGGTTTGGATTTTTCCATCGTTCACGCTCCTGATGTGATCGACATGCATGATTCCCCTGTTGTTGCAATCAAAACGAAACCGAATTCCTCGCTTGTGAAAGGAATCACCTTGCATAAAGAAGGTGCTGTTGACGCATTCGTTTCGCCGGGAAACACCGGCGCTGTTACTGCGGCATCCACATTGATTCTCGGAAGAATTCCTGGTGTCAGCCGCCCGACCGTTGCAGCAATTTTCCCCAGCGAACAAGGCCCGACATTAATTGTTGATGCCGGCGCAGTTTCCGACTGCCGTCCGCAATTCTTGTTCGAGTTTGGCGTGATGGGAAGTATCTATTCCGAATACATGTTCAAAAAGAAAAACCCCCGTGTAGGATTGTTGAATATTGGTGAGGAAGAAACAAAAGGAAATGAATTAGCGAAAGAGGCGTTTAAGTATATCTCCGAACGAAAAGGAAAAATGAACTTCATTGGCAACATAGAAGGACGCGATGTTTTGAAGGGACATGCAGATGTTGTAGTATGCGATGGATTCGTCGGAAATGTTTTGTTGAAATTTGCCGAAAGCATTCCTGGATATTTGAAATTTCAATTCAAGAAATTTGCTGACAAAAGCATCCTGAACAAATTGATGATTGGAGTATTGCGAGGATCGCTTCGCGAGATCTTTAAGGATATGGATTATACGGAACACGGCGGCATTCCTCTGTTGGGAGTGAATGGCGTGACGATTATCGGACACGGCGGTTCGCCTCCCAAAGCGATCAAGAACATGCTGTATCGGGCAGAAGAAGTAGTACAATATAAAATTAATCAGCACATTCAAGAGAAACTACAAGGACAATGA
- a CDS encoding beta-ketoacyl-ACP synthase III produces MNRLRAAITAVGHYVPEKVLTNFDLEKMVDTNDEWIRTRTGISERRIFENGATSDLAIPAVQMLLKNRGIGAEEIDVIIFATVTPDMFFPATACVLQEKIGAKKAWGFDISAACSGFVYALSVGTQLVETGAYKKVLIVGADKMSSIMDYTDRNSAILFGDGAGAVLLEPSSDPTLGVLDHKLYSDGSGGQYLYMKGGGSLNPPTHESIDQKMHYLVQDGKAVFKVAVIGMADVSAEILERNKLTGADIDWLVPHQANLRIIDATANRMGIDKSKVMINIDKYGNTTAATIPLCLSEWWHAGKVKKGQNLILASFGAGYTWGAVYVKWAY; encoded by the coding sequence ATGAATAGATTACGAGCAGCAATAACCGCAGTAGGACATTACGTTCCAGAAAAAGTATTAACGAACTTCGATCTTGAAAAAATGGTCGACACGAATGATGAATGGATCCGCACACGCACCGGTATCAGTGAGCGCCGCATATTTGAAAACGGTGCAACGTCCGATCTTGCCATCCCTGCTGTGCAAATGCTTTTAAAGAATCGCGGTATTGGGGCAGAGGAGATTGATGTGATCATTTTTGCGACCGTTACTCCCGATATGTTTTTCCCTGCCACCGCTTGCGTACTGCAAGAAAAGATTGGGGCAAAAAAAGCATGGGGATTTGATATCTCTGCAGCATGTTCAGGATTTGTTTATGCTCTTTCTGTCGGCACACAATTAGTGGAAACAGGCGCATACAAAAAGGTGCTTATTGTTGGTGCGGATAAAATGAGCTCAATCATGGATTACACCGACCGGAACAGCGCAATTTTGTTTGGTGATGGTGCCGGTGCAGTGTTGTTGGAACCGAGCAGTGATCCAACACTTGGGGTGCTTGACCACAAATTATATTCGGATGGCAGCGGTGGTCAATATCTCTATATGAAAGGGGGAGGAAGTTTGAATCCTCCAACGCACGAATCGATCGATCAAAAGATGCACTATTTGGTGCAAGATGGAAAAGCAGTGTTTAAAGTTGCGGTGATAGGTATGGCCGATGTTTCAGCAGAAATATTGGAGCGTAATAAACTCACCGGTGCTGATATTGATTGGCTTGTTCCGCATCAAGCAAACTTGCGTATAATCGATGCGACGGCCAATCGGATGGGAATTGATAAATCCAAAGTGATGATCAATATCGACAAATATGGCAATACGACAGCGGCAACAATTCCACTCTGTTTATCCGAGTGGTGGCATGCGGGAAAAGTGAAGAAGGGACAGAATCTTATCCTGGCAAGTTTTGGAGCAGGATACACGTGGGGTGCGGTATATGTGAAGTGGGCATATTAA
- the fabD gene encoding ACP S-malonyltransferase, whose product MSLAYIFPGQGSQYVGMGKDLCEQFPVAKKYFDEADSILGFSLSKICFEGPEEELKQTKNTQPAIFLHSIALWNLVKPSDAAMVAGHSLGEYSALVAAEAILFADAIKLVRLRGELMQKSGEENPGTMAAVVGLDPKIVTEVCATASASGIVQPANFNSPGQIVISGSVTGVRKAMELAKERGAKLVKELVVSGAFHSPLMQSAKDTLKDALDKTEIRNAKIPVYANVTAKPVQQADEIRKLLFEQVTSPVRWEESVMNMSAAGAKKFVEIGPGKVLQGLVKRTVATAEISGIDKAGDVKL is encoded by the coding sequence ATGAGTTTAGCGTATATATTTCCAGGACAAGGTTCGCAATATGTTGGGATGGGAAAAGATCTCTGCGAACAATTTCCTGTAGCAAAAAAATATTTTGATGAAGCAGATTCGATTTTAGGGTTTTCACTTTCGAAGATTTGCTTTGAAGGACCGGAAGAAGAATTAAAACAGACAAAGAATACACAACCGGCGATTTTTTTGCATAGTATTGCTCTTTGGAATCTGGTGAAACCATCAGATGCGGCAATGGTCGCGGGCCATTCGCTTGGCGAATATTCTGCTCTTGTGGCAGCAGAGGCAATTTTATTTGCCGATGCTATCAAACTCGTCCGTTTGCGTGGCGAGTTGATGCAGAAGTCCGGCGAAGAAAATCCCGGAACGATGGCTGCCGTTGTTGGTCTTGATCCAAAAATTGTCACGGAGGTATGCGCGACAGCATCTGCGTCAGGCATTGTTCAGCCGGCAAATTTTAATTCACCGGGACAGATTGTTATTTCCGGATCAGTAACTGGTGTTCGCAAAGCGATGGAGCTTGCCAAAGAACGCGGCGCAAAATTGGTGAAGGAACTTGTTGTGAGCGGCGCATTTCATTCCCCGTTGATGCAAAGTGCAAAAGATACACTGAAAGATGCACTGGACAAAACAGAAATACGGAATGCAAAAATTCCTGTCTACGCCAATGTTACGGCAAAGCCGGTGCAGCAAGCGGATGAGATACGAAAGTTATTGTTTGAACAGGTAACAAGTCCTGTCCGCTGGGAAGAATCCGTAATGAACATGTCCGCCGCCGGTGCGAAAAAATTTGTCGAGATTGGTCCGGGGAAAGTGTTACAAGGATTAGTGAAAAGGACGGTAGCAACAGCGGAAATTTCTGGAATTGATAAAGCCGGTGATGTAAAATTGTAG
- a CDS encoding type II toxin-antitoxin system RelE/ParE family toxin gives MAVVRWTPQAIQDINDIAEFIAKDSVRYASLFVLKVFEKELVLSFSIRLGRMVPEFDNENIRELIFQNYRIIYKVVNDDRNRYSFGISRITNIK, from the coding sequence ATGGCTGTCGTAAGGTGGACACCCCAAGCAATTCAAGATATTAATGATATTGCAGAGTTTATTGCAAAAGATTCTGTACGATACGCTTCGTTGTTTGTGTTGAAGGTGTTTGAAAAGGAATTGGTTTTGTCTTTTTCGATACGGTTAGGGCGCATGGTTCCTGAATTTGATAACGAAAATATTCGCGAGCTGATTTTCCAAAATTACAGAATTATATACAAAGTGGTGAATGACGATAGAAATAGATATTCTTTCGGTATTTCACGGATCACGAATATTAAATGA
- a CDS encoding DUF3109 family protein produces MSELTIGKYKIDPVLFEKGFSKGCGPYQCETTCCSSGVFLDPSDRDVIIEHKDEVKLKMDETQTTNDAVWFDNRIEEDADFPSGHAVGTEVFNNKCVFLRKDGRCSVQLVSAEKYNDPWKIKPYYCVAFPIVVDGGILTYDDYQDGKTQCCTIVRDTDATLVDSCKAELEYVLGKEGYQQLKAYQPSVK; encoded by the coding sequence ATGAGTGAACTTACCATTGGAAAATACAAAATAGATCCGGTCCTTTTTGAAAAAGGATTTTCAAAAGGGTGCGGACCGTATCAATGTGAAACCACCTGCTGTTCATCCGGCGTTTTTTTGGATCCATCCGATCGCGATGTGATTATTGAGCATAAAGATGAAGTAAAACTGAAGATGGATGAAACGCAGACAACCAATGATGCCGTTTGGTTCGACAACAGAATAGAAGAAGATGCGGATTTTCCATCCGGTCACGCTGTTGGTACAGAAGTGTTTAACAACAAATGCGTTTTCCTTCGTAAAGATGGACGATGCAGCGTTCAGCTGGTCAGTGCAGAAAAGTACAATGATCCGTGGAAGATCAAACCGTACTATTGCGTCGCATTTCCCATTGTTGTTGATGGTGGTATATTGACGTATGATGATTATCAGGATGGCAAAACGCAATGTTGTACGATCGTTCGGGATACCGATGCAACGCTTGTTGATTCATGCAAAGCGGAATTGGAGTATGTGTTGGGGAAAGAGGGATATCAGCAACTAAAAGCATATCAGCCTTCAGTAAAATGA
- the fabG gene encoding 3-oxoacyl-[acyl-carrier-protein] reductase — protein sequence MINYNLTGKVALVTGGSRGIGRSIVLHLARSGAEVAFTYRSKVDEANALVAELQQLGRKAKAFQSNAADTKQSDEVVQSVIKEFGRLDILVNNAGITKDGLLMRMSEQDWDDVITTNLKSVFNFTKAACRQMMSQQSGKIVNIASVVGVVGNAGQANYVASKAGVIGFTKSVAKELASRNIQANCIAPGFIETDMTEKLNEKQKEAILTVIPQRRIAKPEEIASVVCFLASSDSNYITGQTINVDGGMAM from the coding sequence ATGATAAATTATAACCTTACAGGTAAAGTTGCTCTAGTCACCGGTGGTTCGCGTGGCATCGGACGTTCAATCGTTCTTCACCTTGCGCGATCTGGCGCCGAAGTAGCATTTACTTATCGAAGCAAAGTGGATGAAGCAAATGCACTCGTTGCCGAACTTCAGCAACTCGGTCGCAAAGCGAAAGCATTTCAGTCAAATGCCGCAGACACAAAACAATCGGATGAAGTTGTACAATCGGTGATAAAAGAGTTTGGCAGACTCGACATTCTTGTCAATAACGCCGGTATCACCAAAGATGGATTGTTGATGAGGATGAGCGAGCAGGATTGGGATGATGTCATCACGACCAATCTTAAGAGTGTTTTTAATTTTACAAAAGCAGCCTGCCGACAGATGATGAGTCAACAATCAGGCAAAATCGTCAATATTGCCTCAGTTGTGGGGGTGGTGGGAAATGCGGGACAGGCAAATTACGTCGCTTCTAAAGCGGGAGTTATTGGATTCACGAAATCTGTTGCTAAAGAGCTAGCTTCTCGCAATATTCAGGCAAACTGTATCGCTCCCGGATTCATCGAAACGGATATGACGGAAAAGTTGAATGAAAAGCAAAAAGAAGCTATCTTGACCGTCATTCCGCAGAGGCGGATTGCAAAACCGGAAGAAATTGCTTCGGTTGTTTGTTTTCTGGCGTCAAGCGATTCAAATTATATCACCGGACAGACGATTAATGTTGACGGCGGTATGGCAATGTAA
- a CDS encoding acyl carrier protein, whose translation MSDVAAKVKDIIVNKLGVDAAQVTETASFTNDLGADSLDTVELVMEFEKTFGLSIPDEDAEKIGTVGDAITYISSKK comes from the coding sequence ATGTCAGATGTAGCAGCAAAAGTAAAAGATATCATCGTCAACAAGCTTGGCGTTGATGCAGCACAAGTAACCGAAACAGCATCCTTCACCAATGACCTCGGCGCAGATTCGTTGGATACAGTTGAATTGGTCATGGAATTCGAAAAGACATTCGGTTTAAGCATTCCGGATGAAGATGCAGAAAAGATCGGCACCGTTGGTGATGCGATCACGTATATCTCTTCAAAGAAATAA
- the fabF gene encoding beta-ketoacyl-ACP synthase II, which produces MASRQMRRVVVTGMGAVTPIGLTVKEFWANALAGKSGIANITHFDTTQYETKFAGELKGFDPHNYMDRKLAQRVDQYTQYALAAAEEAIKDSGANLELENKERIGVVFGSGIGGFKTFQTQTGNMFAAKGPQHISPFFIPMMIPDIAAGRISIKYGLKGPNYATVSACATASHAIGDSLMLIQRGVVDMMVCGGSEAGVCEMGIGGFNALKALSKRNDAPEKASRPFEKDRDGFVMGEGGGILILEELEHAKARGAKIYAELAGMGFTGDAYHITEPSPGGEGAQRSMKMALADAGLQPTEIDYVNAHGTSTYYNDKYETNAIKTVFGDHAQKLVVNSTKSMIGHLLGAAGVIGAITTIMSVVTDEVHPTINYDTPDPECDLNYVPNKAIKKTVNAAICNAFGFGGHNATLAFKKFSS; this is translated from the coding sequence ATGGCTTCTCGTCAAATGCGCCGCGTTGTTGTTACCGGCATGGGTGCGGTTACCCCCATTGGATTAACTGTGAAAGAGTTTTGGGCAAATGCGCTTGCTGGAAAAAGCGGTATTGCCAACATTACACATTTTGATACCACGCAATACGAAACAAAATTCGCCGGAGAGTTAAAAGGTTTCGATCCGCACAATTATATGGATAGGAAATTGGCGCAACGGGTCGACCAATACACACAGTACGCGCTTGCTGCTGCGGAAGAAGCGATCAAAGATTCCGGTGCTAATCTTGAGCTTGAAAATAAAGAGCGGATCGGGGTTGTCTTCGGTTCTGGTATCGGCGGATTTAAAACATTCCAAACCCAAACGGGAAATATGTTTGCGGCAAAAGGCCCACAGCATATCAGTCCCTTCTTTATCCCGATGATGATTCCGGATATTGCTGCGGGACGTATTTCAATTAAATATGGATTAAAAGGACCGAACTATGCTACCGTGTCCGCGTGCGCTACCGCATCGCATGCAATCGGTGACTCGTTAATGCTCATTCAGCGAGGTGTTGTTGATATGATGGTCTGCGGCGGTTCCGAAGCAGGTGTTTGCGAAATGGGTATCGGCGGATTTAATGCGCTGAAAGCTCTTTCCAAACGGAACGATGCTCCCGAAAAAGCGAGCCGTCCGTTTGAAAAAGACCGCGACGGATTTGTGATGGGTGAAGGGGGAGGAATATTGATCCTTGAAGAACTAGAACACGCTAAAGCGCGCGGTGCAAAAATTTATGCGGAACTTGCCGGAATGGGATTTACCGGCGATGCTTACCACATCACCGAGCCGTCACCGGGTGGCGAAGGTGCACAACGTTCCATGAAAATGGCGTTAGCCGATGCAGGATTACAGCCGACGGAAATCGATTATGTAAATGCGCACGGAACATCTACCTATTATAATGACAAGTATGAAACAAATGCTATTAAGACGGTGTTTGGCGATCATGCACAAAAGCTTGTGGTCAATTCCACAAAGTCGATGATCGGTCATTTGCTGGGTGCCGCCGGAGTTATCGGCGCAATTACAACGATCATGAGTGTTGTAACGGATGAGGTGCATCCGACGATTAATTACGATACTCCCGATCCGGAATGTGATTTGAATTATGTTCCGAATAAAGCAATCAAGAAAACCGTCAACGCGGCAATCTGCAACGCATTCGGTTTTGGCGGCCATAATGCGACACTCGCGTTTAAGAAGTTTTCCTCCTAA
- a CDS encoding ECF transporter S component, which produces MSHQHNSLITAQPLLLPFRGTQALVVQAVLLASAVVLPIIAHLLHAPVRMLLPMHWPVMLAGMVYGWRSGAITGALAPLLSFLLSGYPLPNILPSMTAELFVYGFVSGLLRQRYIINSFISITASIIAGRIVFVLLVLISHRAAIGEIEYFSAALLPGIIPACLQIVTLPFVAQWIIKRKYSKDNTE; this is translated from the coding sequence ATGTCTCATCAACACAATTCACTCATTACGGCACAACCGTTGTTATTACCATTTCGCGGAACTCAAGCACTGGTCGTTCAAGCAGTTTTGCTTGCATCAGCAGTCGTGTTGCCGATCATCGCTCATCTGCTTCACGCACCTGTACGCATGTTGCTGCCGATGCATTGGCCGGTGATGCTTGCGGGAATGGTATACGGCTGGCGCTCGGGAGCGATTACCGGTGCGCTTGCACCGCTCCTCAGTTTTCTTCTCTCCGGTTATCCTCTTCCGAATATTCTTCCATCGATGACTGCGGAGCTATTCGTGTACGGATTTGTCAGCGGACTGCTTCGTCAACGATACATTATAAATTCGTTCATCTCAATTACTGCATCGATTATTGCCGGAAGAATTGTCTTCGTTCTGTTGGTGCTCATTTCACACAGAGCGGCGATCGGGGAGATAGAATACTTCAGCGCCGCACTTCTGCCGGGAATAATACCCGCATGCCTGCAGATAGTGACGCTGCCGTTTGTTGCACAATGGATTATAAAGCGAAAATATTCTAAGGATAACACAGAGTAA
- a CDS encoding DUF362 domain-containing protein, producing the protein MDRRTFLKKGIGFSALTGANIAGVQLLSPHLLSARQSETIPYDLVAVKGGEPDVMFAKGMEALGGLSTFVKKGQRVVVKPNIGWDVTPERGGNTNPRLVEEIIKQCYQAGAKEVVVFDNTCDNWQRSYSHSGIERAVKDAGGKIVPGNTERYYHPVSVSGAKNLKKTKVHELILESDVFINVPILKSHGSTQLTMAMKNLMGIVWDRGEWHRNDLHQCIADFAPYRKPDLNIMDAYFVMKRNGPRGVSQEDVVTMKSLLISTDMMTIDAAGAKLFGIEPNDIRYLRIAEEQKVGRMSLEGLNIKKISL; encoded by the coding sequence ATGGACCGCAGAACATTTCTAAAAAAAGGAATTGGTTTTTCGGCATTGACCGGAGCGAATATAGCTGGAGTGCAGTTGCTCTCTCCGCATTTGCTTTCAGCACGACAGAGTGAAACGATTCCGTATGACCTTGTTGCTGTGAAAGGAGGAGAACCCGATGTGATGTTTGCGAAAGGGATGGAGGCACTGGGGGGTTTGAGCACGTTTGTGAAAAAAGGTCAGCGCGTTGTGGTGAAACCGAACATCGGCTGGGATGTAACGCCGGAGCGGGGAGGAAATACCAATCCGAGATTGGTGGAAGAGATTATTAAGCAGTGTTATCAAGCGGGAGCGAAGGAAGTCGTCGTGTTCGACAATACGTGCGACAATTGGCAACGCTCTTACAGTCACAGCGGCATTGAGCGGGCAGTGAAAGACGCCGGAGGAAAAATTGTTCCAGGAAACACCGAAAGATATTATCATCCGGTGTCGGTAAGCGGCGCAAAGAATTTAAAAAAGACAAAAGTGCACGAGTTGATTCTTGAATCGGATGTCTTCATTAATGTGCCGATACTGAAAAGCCACGGCTCAACCCAGCTGACGATGGCAATGAAAAATCTGATGGGGATCGTGTGGGACCGCGGGGAGTGGCACCGAAACGATCTTCATCAATGCATTGCGGATTTTGCGCCGTATCGCAAACCCGATTTGAACATTATGGATGCCTATTTTGTGATGAAGCGGAATGGACCGCGCGGCGTTTCGCAGGAAGATGTCGTTACGATGAAGTCACTATTGATCTCCACCGATATGATGACGATTGATGCGGCAGGGGCAAAATTATTCGGTATTGAGCCGAATGATATCCGCTACTTGCGCATTGCTGAAGAACAAAAGGTCGGTCGGATGTCGCTTGAGGGACTGAATATCAAAAAAATTTCGTTGTAG
- a CDS encoding 4Fe-4S binding protein, protein MHTWRRVRITVSSITLVVVSALFLDITNRIPPSWKAVVTALQFGPALIATISSIGFVVIGLLFVTLLTLLFGRVYCSHLCPLGTLQDIIIWFRKKNYKHRTFPFHKTNYFAHYSITALIILSAVGGNMFLLNLFEPFSNYGRILSSLVRPFVIGMNNIAAMLFTSTSAFGVAEIPLPGVSMWNVALPFLFLLLIIGFTVWRGRLFCNLLCPVGGILGLLSRFSFYKIRIQNEACIDCGLCERVCRAQCIDCAARTIDAAACVGCFDCIGSCPTDGMGYTMQRRSKPGSAHTIKEEQDRRILLLSLSSVLFDSTGLQTIVPPSIPLLSGYSEAKRTPVVPPGGRAQEHYEDHCTACHLCISSCPTHVLQPSFLEYGFAGILQPKMDYNVNYCNYDCTICGEVCPTGAIEKLTLPEKKLVQLGKAVFVKEDCIVEVQKKDCGACSERCPTKAVKLVPFETTLHIPQLENDYCIGCGACEHACPTTPRKAIYVTPNVVHQTAKKREEKRVEPQEATPQEFPF, encoded by the coding sequence GTGCATACATGGCGGAGAGTTCGGATCACCGTCTCATCGATCACTCTTGTTGTCGTATCCGCACTCTTTCTTGATATTACCAATCGTATTCCGCCGTCATGGAAAGCTGTTGTAACAGCGCTGCAGTTTGGACCTGCGTTGATTGCAACGATTTCATCTATCGGATTCGTTGTGATAGGATTATTATTTGTTACTCTTCTCACGCTCCTCTTCGGAAGAGTTTATTGTTCCCATCTCTGTCCCCTCGGAACACTGCAGGATATCATCATCTGGTTCCGTAAGAAGAATTATAAACACCGCACATTTCCATTTCACAAAACAAATTATTTTGCTCACTATTCCATCACTGCACTAATTATTCTCTCCGCGGTTGGTGGAAATATGTTTCTGCTGAATCTGTTCGAGCCATTCAGCAATTATGGAAGAATACTCTCATCACTTGTACGTCCGTTTGTTATTGGGATGAATAATATTGCTGCAATGCTCTTTACATCAACAAGCGCATTCGGTGTTGCAGAAATTCCGCTCCCTGGTGTGTCGATGTGGAATGTCGCATTGCCGTTCTTATTTCTATTGCTGATTATTGGCTTCACGGTCTGGAGAGGAAGACTCTTCTGTAATCTGCTTTGTCCGGTCGGCGGGATCTTGGGTCTGCTGTCGCGATTCTCATTCTATAAAATCAGAATCCAGAATGAAGCATGCATCGATTGCGGATTGTGCGAACGGGTTTGCCGCGCGCAATGCATCGACTGCGCAGCACGAACGATTGATGCCGCTGCATGTGTGGGATGTTTTGACTGCATCGGTTCCTGTCCGACCGACGGCATGGGTTATACTATGCAGCGGCGTTCGAAGCCTGGATCCGCACACACAATAAAAGAAGAACAGGACCGCCGGATTCTTCTTCTTTCTCTTTCTTCAGTACTGTTCGACTCGACCGGATTGCAGACAATTGTTCCCCCCTCTATTCCTCTCTTGTCTGGATACTCGGAAGCAAAACGAACACCTGTCGTTCCTCCCGGCGGAAGAGCGCAGGAACATTACGAAGATCATTGCACTGCCTGTCATTTGTGCATTAGTTCATGTCCCACGCACGTTCTGCAGCCCTCCTTTTTGGAATACGGTTTCGCCGGAATTCTTCAACCGAAAATGGATTACAACGTGAATTATTGCAATTACGACTGTACGATTTGCGGGGAAGTGTGCCCTACCGGTGCAATTGAGAAACTGACGCTGCCGGAGAAAAAACTTGTGCAGCTCGGCAAAGCGGTGTTTGTGAAAGAGGACTGCATTGTTGAAGTTCAGAAAAAAGATTGCGGCGCCTGCTCCGAACGCTGCCCCACCAAAGCGGTGAAGCTGGTTCCGTTTGAAACAACACTGCACATTCCGCAACTCGAAAATGACTACTGCATCGGCTGCGGTGCGTGCGAACATGCCTGCCCCACCACGCCGCGCAAAGCGATTTATGTAACACCCAATGTCGTTCACCAGACCGCAAAGAAGAGGGAAGAAAAACGAGTTGAACCACAGGAAGCGACACCGCAGGAATTTCCATTCTGA